A stretch of Besnoitia besnoiti strain Bb-Ger1 chromosome V, whole genome shotgun sequence DNA encodes these proteins:
- a CDS encoding hypothetical protein (encoded by transcript BESB_062470) — protein MVYRLGRDGVATANPSTLALRPSVTEGQSCREQTEVSLLTTCQLPFSLILPHVFEGSGAIQAQLSSAFRTDEEAERQKAQVPCKGRARGRGRARLGRKRSPLWRCFLLARLCLLMVAHVAAAGHGNAVSWSGDGPATFRGPLATRRLSPLPLPVDSRCRLPFPASHAVPPGARGARHKLPTAAAGVQVSKALREGRLSLCDVGKSGELGSWSPREGIAVPLQTESSKSRERRARDDRGAPVPFAGRCVLSRPSSFLLWAFLGFRGPRGGSAHLCVWALRRWTASTSASGFRGRRDPAKSAFTVSVGHCRPGTLPANAASRRLTWQTGASSLCSLAAAPGNAQHPQPVRSYSTKGREGLTMRSESRSESPGPARGAAKRGADDDESADAAEAAECDSDGDAWLADSDVENFGEQTNADDPSGDEKRAYRRMKAKREQKAKKQLRKEIRLSPRIADHDLQVKANRARQFLAEKNQVVFTIQLRGRERSNPELYRPLLDRIAVMLSDIAAPANAVKQQPNALIQLFQPRKKKGASNPAALPPAVT, from the exons ATGGTGTACCGGCTAGGGCGCGATGGAGTCGCGACGGCAAACCCTTCcacgctggcgctgcggccgtccGTGACTGAAGGAcagagctgcagagagcagaCAGAAGTCAGTCTGTTGACGACTTGCCAGCTTCCCTTTTCTCTCATTTTGCCTCACGTCttcgaaggcagcggcgcgattCAAGCCCAACTGTCAAGCGCCTTCAGGACGGatgaggaagcggagagacagaaggcgcAAGTACCCTGCAAAGGGCGTGCGAGAGGCcgggggcgcgcgaggctcgggCGAAAAAGGTCGCCCCTTtggcgctgcttcctcctggCGCGGCTGTGCCTCCTCATGGTAGCTCACGTTGCCGCTGCAGGACACGGCAACGCAGTCTCGTGGTCAGGTGACGGCCCTGCGACTTTTCGCGGCCCTCTCGCTACTCGCCGTCTgtcgccgcttcctcttcctgtGGATAGCCGTTGCCGTCTTCCATTCCCTGCGTCTCACGCAGTGCCGCCAGGGGCGCGTGGCGCCCGACACAAACTCCCCACGGCCGCGGCCGGAGTTCAAGTCAGCAAAGCCTTGCGGGAAGGGCGCTTGTCGCTGTGTGATGTCGGGAAGTCGGGGGAGCTGGGATCGTGGAGTCCTAGGGAGGGGATCGCTGTTCCACTTCAGACTGAATCTTCGAAATcccgagagaggcgagcacgcgacgatcgaggcgcgccggtcCCCTTCGCCGGCCGGTGCGTCCTCAGCCGTCCGTCCTCGTTTCTTTTGTGGGCGTTTTTGGGCTTTAGAGGCCCTCGAGGAGGTTCAGCGCATTTGTGCGTCTGGGCTTTGCGAAGATGGACAGCGTCGACATCTGCATCGGGTTTCAGAGGACGTCGCGATCCAGCGAAGAGTGCATTCACGGTCTCTGTAGGACACTGCAGACCTGGAACTCTGCCCGCCAACGCGGCGTCCAGGCGACTCACTTGGCAGACAGGCGCCTCCTCACTGTGCAGCTTGGCCGCAGCTCCAGGCAACGCCCAGCACCCACAACCAGTCAGGTCTTACTCCACGAAAGGGCGGGAAGGTCTCACGATGCGATCAGAGAGCAGAAGCGAAAGCCCAGGGCCTGCACGTGGTGCCGCCAAGCGAggagcggacgacgacgaatcGGCcgatgcggcggaggcggccgagtgcgacagcgacggcgacgcgtggTTGGCGGATTCTGATGTCGAGAATTTTGGAGAGCAGACGAATGCAGACGACCCCAGCGGGGACGAAAAGAGAGCCTACCGACGG ATGAAAGCCAAGAGAGAACAGAAGGCAAAAAAGCAGCTCAGAAAAGAGATTCGCCTTTCCCCGCG AATAGCTGACCATGATTTGCAGGTCAAGGCCAACCGGGCGCGACAATTCCTTGCAGAAAAGAACCAG GTTGTCTTCACGAttcagctgcgcggccgtgAGCGAAGCAATCCGGAGTTATACCGACCGCTTCTAGATCGCATAGCTGTAATGTTGAGCGACATTGCAGCACCCGCAAATGCGGTAAAGCAGCAGCCTAACGCGCTCATTCAGCTATTTCAACcaaggaagaaaaagggggCAAGCAACCCTGCAGCACTGCCTCCCGCGGTAACGTGA
- a CDS encoding protein phosphatase 2C domain-containing protein (encoded by transcript BESB_062480) produces MCRTGTMWQDDGKFVNGVPPQGAAASSCEFLHRSSAEPEDAMPRAAAELEAVDGARKTREFLPPSSSFFPSVSLQCAHSNRLSCPSSASPVLALHDLLGARSFVAPADARQFALEAASQSPPSDDAAVNARTPGRAPQQSSLPRACLSQGACWGSGAPAEVLAGRPPWASLPLASDEEGDGDGAVGAFEASLHFGGVEDAPLYFAETDQAVSDAGGRGGHPCSMLQGLVNTLAPRERISVQIAESIPALESVTLRFATSRAKLRFSELFLRGVKAQKHSPSWSFSIPGVVQPQSGLILASGSPFHWPLGLAGAIVAAEERAERAAAFLALQHRKPLWACAPCCANGGRSPKCASADEGVDCQGEKRECACRCHCGDADAAKARATLCGGEKAGDAPQPLASRPLPSGASSGLAEPGGGDEESARDFAQIVDASATSLPSVTCSARPAVPSHLSAPAPSCFAPPSSPDASVPCISLPVPPAPPSPSALPASDFALISFVFSAVPTAGGWSPRSQGETRDSFLHLHHRASESVFCPSSSSSRRHNSGEEAASAEEAASAEEAAPAQEAAPAQEAAPAQEAAPAQEAAPAQEAAPPPAAGRPRSRKTRAAGVSHEETSTSIPGGPWLVERRRRRRRNADGREQKSRRAPQALEETHPGEKDARDGMATDSRDAAGSAAHAAPEPEKAAAEATTARRRRGLRAQRKPRPPITVNSCVVSNDTWQLGCIEYGSHCMCGQRAYNEDRVCVVPAFDVCTREGCAKAHSKASFYAVYDGHNGEEAVNYVQEHLHKNIFRSRAFHADVSRAIRTGFLTTDNALRQMVWEKIRGEGYDDQDISPFSSGTTACAAVVRDSQLYIGNLGDSRCVLSRAGRSHLITVDHSCRTNADEQLRVRQDGGHYDTDGYLNGAIGVSRAFGAFDKGGGQKLSGLSCEPQIHRETIRREDEFMIIACDGVFDVVSCQEAVNCVRNHLRSGGTAEAAAQALCTFAFQLRSLDNLSAVVAVFQPPERLRKPADGSPTGPTAALGAEGAADGASPSGAEKSSAGAGGVGATVNGVGARTASGSATGARPEAAGAGGESGGPPRRRFNFSSLKGLL; encoded by the exons ATGTGTCGCACTGGCACGATGTGGCAGGACGACGGCAAGTTTGTAAACGGCGTGCCcccgcagggcgccgcggcctcctcctgtGAATTCCTTCACAGGTCTTCTGCCGAGCCAGAAGACGCGAtgccgcgggcggctgcggagctgGAGGCGGTCGATggcgcgaggaagactcGGGAGTTtctgccgccttcctcgtcgttcTTCCCTTCTGTTTCGCTCCAGTGCGCCCACTCGAATCGCCTGTCTtgtccctcctctgcgtctccagtATTGGCTCTGCACGACCTTCTCGGCGCACGCTCTTTCGTGGCGCCGGCTGACGCCCGGCAGTTTGCTCTAGAAGCGGCGTCGCAGTCACCTCCGTCTGATGATGCCGCAGTGAATGCGCGGACTCcaggtcgcgcgccgcagcagtcGAGCCTGCCGCGGGCCTGTCTCTCTCAGGGGGCGTGTTGGggctccggcgcgccggctgaGGTGCTGGCGGGGCGTCCGCCGTGGGCGTCGCTTCCGctggcgagcgacgaggagggagacggcgacggcgccgtcggcgcgttCGAGGCGTCTCTTCACTTTGGAGGTGTTGAGGACGCCCCGCTCTACTTCGCGGAGACGGATCAAGCTGTCTCGGAtgcgggcgggcgcggcggccatCCCTGCTCCATGCTGCAGGGCCTCGTCAACACGCTCGCCCCTCGAGAGCGCATCTCAGTTCAAATCGCAGAGTCG ATCCCTGCCCTCGAGTCTGTCACGCTTCGTTTCGCTACGAGCCGCGCCAAACTCCGATTTAGCGAGCTTTTCCTGCGAGGCGTGAAGGCCCAGAAGCACTCCCCGTCGTGGTCGTTCTCC ATCCCCGGAGTCGTCCAGCCCCAGTCAGGCCTCATTCTCGCCTCTGGATCTCCGTTTCACTGGCCCTTGGGGCTGGCGGGCGCGATCGTggcagcggaggagcgagccgagcgcgccgcggcgttcctcgcgctgcagcatcgCAAGCCTCTCTGGGCGTGCGCGCCCTGTTGCGCCAACGGAGGACGCTCGCCGAagtgcgcgagcgccgacgagggcgtGGACTGCCAAGGCGAGAAGCGGGAATGCGCGTGTCGCTGCCAttgcggcgacgccgacgccgcgaaagcgcgtgcgacgctctgcggaggcgaaaagGCGGGAgatgcgccgcagccgctcgcctcgcgtccgttgccctccggcgcctcctccgggcTCGCCGAgcccggaggaggcgacgaggagtcTGCGCGCGACTTTGCGCAGATCGTCGACGCCTCGGCGACCTCGCTGCCTTCCGTGACTTGCTCTGCGCGTCCCGCAGTCCCATCGCATCTCTCCGCCCCTGCGCCttcctgcttcgcgccgccctcttcgccCGACGCCTCTGTGCCTTGCATTTCGCTGCctgtgccgccggcgccgccttcgccgagcgcgctgccggcctcgGACTTTGCGCTGATTTcgttcgtcttctccgcggtcCCCACAGCCGGCGGCtggtcgccgcggtcgcagggcgagacgcgcgacagctTCCTGCATCTGCACCACCGCGCGAGCGAAAGCGTGTTCTGCCCAAGCAGCTCAAGCAGTCGCCGCCACAACTCcggcgaagaggctgcgtctgcagaagaggctgcgtctgcagaagaggctgcgcccgcccaagaggctgcgcccgcccaagaggctgcgcccgcccaagaggctgcgcccgcccaagaggctgcgcccgcccaagaggctgcgccgccacccgcagcggggcggccgcgctccaGGAAGACCCGCGCAGCTGGCGTCAGccacgaggagacgagcACCTCCATCCCCGGCGGGCCGTGGCTGGTtgagaggcgccgacgcagaaggcggaacgccgacgggcgcgagcagaagtcgcggcgggcgccgcaggcgcttgaGGAGACGCATCCAGGTGAaaaggacgcgcgagacgggatggcgacagacagcagagacgcagccggcagcgctgcgcatgcggctcCAGAGCCTGAGAAAGCAGCGGCCGAAGCGACcaccgcgcggagacgaaggggcCTAAGAGCCCAGCGAAAACCGCGGCCTCCCATCACCGTCAACTCCTGCGTCGTGTCAAACGACACCTGGCAGCTGG GCTGCATCGAGTACGGGAGCCACTGCATGTGCGGACAGAGAGCTTACAACGAAgaccgcgtctgcgtcgtccctGCGTTCGATGTCTGCACTCGAGAAGGATGCGCCAAGGCGCACTCGAAG GCGTCGTTCTACGCGGTTTACGACGGCCATaacggcgaggaagcggtcAACTACGTTCAGGAGCATCTTCACAAAAACATCTTCCGCTCGCGGGCTTTCCACG CGGATGTGTCGCGGGCGATTCGCACTGGGTTTTTGACTACGGACaacgcgctgcggcagatGGTGTGGGAGAAGATTCGCGGCGAGGGATACGATGATCAGGACATT TCACCGTTCTCCAGCGGCACaaccgcatgcgcggcggtgGTGCGCGACTCGCAGCTCTACATCGGGAATCTCGGCGACAG ccgctgcgtcctctcgcgGGCCGGCCGGTCCCACCTGATCACTGTAGACCATTCCTGCCGCACGAATGCGGATGAGCAGCTCCGCGTGCGGCAGGACGGAGGGCACTACGACACTGACGGCTACCTGAACGGCGCGATCGGCGTCTCGagggccttcggcgccttcgaCAAAGGCGGCGGACAGAAACTCTCTGGGCTCTCCTGCGAGCCGCAAATCCACCGAGAAACCATCAGACGGG AGGATGAGTTCATGATTATCGCGTGCGACGGCGTTTTCGACGTGGTGAGCTGCCAGGAGGCAGTCAACTGCGTGCGCAATCACTTGCGAAGCGGCGGAACggctgaggccgctgcgcaggcccTCTGCACATTCGCCTTTCAGCTGCGCTCCCTCGACAACCTCTCCGCTGTAGTCGCGGTCTTCCAGCCCCCCGAACGTTTGCGGAAACCTGCAGACGGGTCGCCGACTGGCCCGACCGCCGCGTTGGGggccgagggcgccgctgACGGTGCGAGCCCctcgggcgcggagaagtcgagcgccggcgcggggggcgtgGGCGCGACAGTCAACGGCGTgggcgcgcggacggcgagcggctccGCGACGGGTGCGCGCCCcgaggcggccggcgccggcggcgagagcggaggcccgccgcgcaggcgattCAACTTCTCCTCTCTGAAGGGGCTGCTGTGA